In Mycobacterium gallinarum, a single window of DNA contains:
- a CDS encoding spirocyclase AveC family protein → MNTEMTPLLIASNAFGWGSGILFVIAGIYLSVRRGRLHPLLLLCISAISFSWIEAPYDWAMYAQFPPALPRMPSWWPLNMTWGGLPSSVPLGYIGYFCIPAVTGAAIGRRLSARFNWRQPQTLLIVGLVVGFCWALIFNAGLGARLGVFYYAYVIPGLGLFEGTLHQYPIYDAIAMGIQMMVFTYLLGRRDAEGRNVIEMWSDKLSKTRVQSAIVSVIAVVVLGNVLYGAVFAPHLVTKQMGLVTSGPDVQLFPGVPNQPR, encoded by the coding sequence GTGAACACCGAGATGACGCCGCTGCTGATTGCGTCCAACGCGTTCGGCTGGGGCAGCGGCATCCTGTTCGTGATCGCCGGCATCTACCTGAGTGTCCGGCGGGGTCGGTTGCACCCGCTGCTTCTGCTGTGCATTTCGGCGATCTCGTTCTCGTGGATCGAAGCGCCCTATGACTGGGCGATGTACGCGCAGTTCCCGCCGGCGCTGCCCCGGATGCCCTCGTGGTGGCCGTTGAACATGACCTGGGGTGGGCTGCCGTCCTCGGTGCCGCTGGGGTACATCGGCTATTTCTGCATACCTGCGGTCACCGGCGCGGCGATCGGGCGGCGGCTGTCCGCACGATTCAACTGGCGGCAGCCGCAGACCTTGTTGATCGTCGGTCTCGTCGTTGGCTTCTGCTGGGCCCTGATCTTCAACGCCGGCCTCGGCGCGCGGCTTGGAGTCTTTTACTACGCCTATGTGATTCCGGGTCTCGGACTGTTCGAGGGCACGCTGCATCAGTACCCGATCTACGACGCCATCGCGATGGGCATCCAGATGATGGTCTTCACGTACCTGCTCGGCCGACGGGATGCGGAGGGGCGCAATGTCATCGAGATGTGGTCGGACAAGCTGTCGAAGACGCGAGTCCAGTCGGCGATCGTATCCGTCATTGCCGTCGTCGTCCTCGGAAACGTGCTCTACGGCGCCGTTTTCGCGCCCCATCTGGTGACCAAGCAGATGGGTCTGGTGACGTCTGGTCCAGATGTGCAACTCTTCCCCGGCGTGCCCAACCAACCGAGATAG
- a CDS encoding enoyl-CoA hydratase/isomerase family protein: MAKRSRFSEYQNSYANYKFELTDDGILFMQCHTDGDSLVWSWKAHDEMSDAFADIAGDREIKVLIHTGTGENYNANWGRLPNGEPPDEPVYQAMPGDRGTHKLDEKAWYARHLIFNVLDVDVPMISAVNGPCNMHSEVPIMGDIVLASEDTYFQDASHFPRGQVPGDGQHVIWSILAGHNRARYFLLTGQKLSAQEAKEWGVVNEVLPKDKVIDRAWEHARELIKRPPLTLRYTRQLFTNPLKRAFVNELGHGLGRETYAQRVFFPFGGEMEPLDRPWDQQPWSDGKLPSQGVTP, translated from the coding sequence ATGGCGAAGAGATCGAGATTCAGCGAGTACCAAAACAGCTACGCCAACTACAAGTTCGAGCTGACCGACGACGGCATCCTGTTCATGCAGTGCCACACCGACGGCGACAGCCTGGTGTGGAGCTGGAAAGCCCACGACGAAATGTCGGATGCCTTCGCCGACATCGCCGGCGACCGCGAGATCAAGGTGCTCATCCACACCGGAACCGGCGAGAACTACAACGCCAACTGGGGCCGACTGCCCAACGGTGAACCACCCGACGAGCCCGTGTACCAGGCGATGCCCGGCGACCGGGGCACGCACAAGCTCGACGAGAAGGCCTGGTATGCCAGGCATCTCATTTTCAATGTGCTCGACGTCGACGTCCCGATGATCAGCGCCGTCAACGGCCCCTGCAACATGCACTCCGAAGTGCCGATCATGGGCGACATCGTGCTGGCCTCCGAGGACACCTACTTCCAGGATGCGTCGCACTTCCCGCGCGGCCAGGTGCCCGGGGACGGCCAGCACGTGATCTGGAGCATCCTCGCCGGCCACAACCGCGCACGCTATTTCTTGCTGACGGGGCAGAAGCTCAGTGCGCAGGAGGCCAAGGAGTGGGGTGTGGTCAACGAGGTGCTCCCGAAGGACAAGGTGATCGACCGCGCCTGGGAGCACGCCCGGGAACTCATCAAGCGGCCACCGCTGACGCTGCGGTACACACGTCAGCTCTTCACCAATCCGCTCAAGCGCGCGTTCGTCAACGAGCTCGGCCACGGCCTGGGCCGCGAAACCTATGCCCAGCGGGTGTTTTTTCCATTCGGAGGAGAGATGGAACCGCTCGACCGACCCTGGGATCAGCAGCCCTGGTCCGACGGAAAACTGCCCAGTCAAGGAGTCACCCCATGA
- a CDS encoding TetR/AcrR family transcriptional regulator: MAIRRGRPTQAETKKLDLAVREAAVATFLEFGYAGASMEAIAKAAGITKRSLYARYPDKRAVFADVIPWALARYSDDGSIDEIDEEDLETALLATGRKALTRATHPENVRLKRIAFNEAAQFPEFNVSAESMMWAGRQRAVTELLRRHEELGTIKVEDLELAAETFLAMVEAVPARMADFGVFRSSEQQERHLRYAVRLFLRGVMPR, translated from the coding sequence GTGGCGATTCGGCGTGGACGGCCTACCCAGGCGGAGACGAAAAAGCTCGACCTCGCGGTTCGTGAGGCCGCGGTCGCCACCTTTCTCGAATTCGGTTATGCCGGAGCCAGTATGGAGGCCATCGCCAAGGCCGCAGGCATCACGAAACGCTCCCTGTACGCCCGCTATCCGGACAAGCGGGCGGTGTTCGCTGACGTCATCCCGTGGGCGCTGGCTCGCTACAGCGACGACGGCTCCATCGACGAGATCGACGAAGAAGATTTGGAGACCGCGCTTCTGGCGACCGGGCGCAAAGCGCTGACGCGCGCCACACATCCTGAGAACGTGCGACTGAAGCGGATCGCCTTCAACGAGGCCGCACAGTTCCCGGAGTTCAACGTCTCTGCGGAGTCGATGATGTGGGCCGGCCGCCAGCGCGCCGTCACCGAATTGCTGCGCCGCCATGAGGAACTCGGCACCATCAAGGTCGAGGACCTGGAACTGGCGGCCGAGACGTTTCTGGCGATGGTCGAGGCCGTGCCCGCGCGTATGGCCGACTTCGGCGTGTTCCGGTCGTCAGAACAGCAGGAGCGACATCTCCGGTACGCGGTGCGGCTGTTCCTGCGCGGTGTCATGCCCCGCTGA
- a CDS encoding SDR family NAD(P)-dependent oxidoreductase, with protein MKTALVTGGASGIGRAIADRLRTDGNQVATIDLAPGDTDFGYVADVTDREQVAAALDAIRAALGPITILVNSAGMTSFRRFTNLTAEEWSKVIDVNLNGVFHVTQAVLPDMLDAGWGRIVNISSSSTHSGSPYQSAYVAAKSGVNGLTKTLALEYGPKGITANVVPPGSIDTPMLRDAEEKGLLGGSVEDIAARIPVRRIGTPADIAATCAFLVSEEAGYITGQIVGVNGGRCT; from the coding sequence GTGAAGACAGCATTGGTCACGGGCGGGGCATCCGGGATCGGCCGGGCCATCGCCGACCGGCTGCGCACCGACGGCAATCAGGTCGCCACCATCGACCTGGCGCCGGGCGACACCGACTTCGGTTATGTCGCCGATGTCACGGATCGCGAACAGGTCGCGGCGGCACTCGACGCCATCCGCGCCGCACTCGGGCCGATCACAATCCTGGTGAACTCCGCGGGAATGACCTCGTTCCGGCGATTCACCAACCTCACTGCCGAGGAGTGGTCGAAGGTCATCGACGTCAACCTCAACGGGGTCTTTCATGTGACCCAGGCGGTGCTGCCGGACATGCTGGACGCCGGGTGGGGCCGAATCGTCAACATCTCCTCATCGAGCACCCACTCCGGATCGCCGTACCAGTCGGCGTATGTGGCGGCAAAGTCGGGCGTCAACGGTCTCACGAAAACCCTTGCGCTGGAATACGGCCCAAAGGGAATCACCGCCAATGTGGTGCCACCGGGGTCGATTGACACCCCGATGCTGCGCGATGCCGAGGAGAAAGGTCTGCTCGGCGGATCAGTCGAGGACATCGCCGCGCGGATCCCTGTGCGGCGAATCGGCACACCAGCGGACATCGCCGCAACCTGCGCATTTCTGGTCTCCGAGGAGGCCGGTTACATCACCGGGCAGATCGTCGGCGTGAACGGTGGACGCTGCACCTAG
- a CDS encoding aromatic ring-hydroxylating oxygenase subunit alpha yields the protein MTGIQQKLATGRGKFTTDYPDLGTGPVNYEDSISEEFFAAERKAVFERSWLCVGRMERLPRKGSYFTRELPGRLASIVITRDLDDNVYAFHNVCAHRGNKVVWQEHPAEESSGSCRAFACKYHGWRYGLNGVVNHITNEEEFFDLDKSKLRMPPVHCEVWAGFIFINLADDPVPLRTFLGEGLLGMETYPFHLMTQHYGFSTQIKGNWKLAVDSVCEWYHPPYVHGRFIDPDVSKAEKMVPPVDSYHYDLFRPHMLTSVPGPPILPPRAPGSAGEPRQDQRWVYKLFRAGLFGPDDVPDIGPLPGFLNRGEIASWGNDQFWVFPNISIQIWARNYYITYTYWPETVDTHIYEIDMYFVPPANAHERLAQEVVVDSTIEFAMQDVNTIEATHSALKTRAQNTFHLSDQELLIRQFHSVIRDTVAAYQFGEEQRS from the coding sequence ATGACCGGAATTCAACAGAAGCTCGCCACCGGGCGCGGCAAGTTCACCACCGACTACCCAGACCTCGGCACGGGGCCGGTCAACTACGAGGACTCCATTTCCGAGGAGTTCTTCGCCGCCGAGCGCAAGGCTGTGTTCGAGCGCAGCTGGTTGTGCGTCGGACGCATGGAACGCCTGCCGCGCAAGGGTTCCTATTTCACCCGCGAGCTGCCGGGCCGACTGGCATCGATCGTCATCACCCGCGACCTCGACGACAACGTCTACGCCTTCCACAACGTCTGCGCGCACCGGGGCAACAAGGTGGTCTGGCAGGAACATCCGGCCGAGGAGTCATCGGGCAGTTGCCGCGCCTTCGCCTGCAAGTATCACGGTTGGCGGTACGGGCTCAACGGCGTCGTCAACCACATCACCAACGAGGAGGAGTTCTTCGACCTCGACAAATCGAAACTCCGCATGCCGCCCGTGCATTGCGAAGTGTGGGCCGGTTTCATCTTCATCAACCTCGCCGACGATCCGGTGCCGCTGCGCACGTTCCTCGGCGAGGGTCTGCTGGGAATGGAGACGTATCCGTTCCACCTCATGACGCAGCACTACGGGTTCTCCACGCAGATCAAGGGCAACTGGAAACTGGCCGTCGACTCCGTATGCGAGTGGTACCACCCGCCGTATGTGCACGGCCGGTTCATCGACCCCGACGTGTCGAAGGCCGAGAAGATGGTGCCGCCGGTCGACTCGTACCATTACGACCTGTTTCGCCCGCACATGCTCACTTCCGTGCCAGGCCCGCCGATCCTTCCGCCGCGCGCACCGGGAAGTGCGGGCGAGCCGCGCCAGGATCAGCGATGGGTGTACAAGCTTTTCCGCGCAGGGCTTTTCGGGCCCGACGACGTGCCCGATATCGGCCCGTTGCCCGGCTTCCTCAACCGCGGTGAGATCGCATCGTGGGGCAACGACCAGTTCTGGGTGTTCCCGAACATCTCGATCCAGATCTGGGCGCGAAACTACTACATCACTTACACGTACTGGCCCGAGACAGTCGACACCCACATCTACGAGATCGACATGTATTTCGTGCCGCCCGCCAACGCCCACGAGCGCCTGGCGCAGGAAGTGGTGGTCGACAGCACCATCGAGTTCGCGATGCAGGATGTCAACACGATCGAGGCCACGCATTCGGCGCTGAAGACCCGGGCGCAGAACACCTTCCACCTATCCGATCAGGAACTGCTCATCCGGCAGTTCCACTCCGTGATCCGCGACACCGTAGCGGCGTACCAGTTCGGTGAGGAGCAGAGGTCATGA
- a CDS encoding TIGR03621 family F420-dependent LLM class oxidoreductase, which yields MASILSVVAQGQPAPPVRGKPFRFAVQATNAADAREWREFVRKVEQLGYSTLTLADHYLGPGPAQRAARTPRQDLAPIAAIATAAAHTTTLRVGCRVFCIDYHVPAVLAKEIATLDLLSDGRLELGIGAGWSATEYEAMGLTFGTPGHRIAKLKEVIALIKAHCAGEELDVTGEHVNVTGYAGTPRPVQRPHPPIMIGGGGKRVLSYAGREADIVSINTVAFTARNDDGLSPDEEAVRRFEYVSAAAGPRVGDLDIESSPFFVSIGGDADEAYRHIAEKSQMSPDVLRDHPNVLIGAADAVVETLLRRREFHGVNYVTVRQSHAESFAPVVAQLAGS from the coding sequence ATGGCGAGTATTCTGAGCGTCGTGGCGCAAGGCCAACCTGCTCCTCCCGTGCGCGGAAAGCCATTCCGCTTCGCCGTCCAGGCGACCAATGCAGCCGATGCGCGCGAGTGGCGCGAATTCGTCCGCAAGGTAGAGCAATTGGGCTACTCCACACTGACGCTCGCCGACCATTACCTTGGACCCGGCCCGGCACAACGTGCCGCGCGGACGCCGCGCCAGGATCTTGCGCCGATCGCGGCGATCGCCACCGCGGCCGCCCACACGACGACGCTGCGCGTCGGCTGCCGTGTCTTCTGCATCGACTACCACGTGCCCGCGGTGCTCGCGAAGGAGATCGCGACGCTCGACCTGCTCTCGGACGGTCGACTCGAACTAGGCATCGGGGCGGGTTGGAGCGCAACCGAATACGAGGCGATGGGGTTGACATTCGGGACCCCTGGGCACCGTATCGCGAAACTCAAAGAGGTCATCGCACTGATCAAGGCGCATTGCGCAGGCGAAGAACTTGACGTCACCGGCGAACACGTCAACGTCACCGGATATGCGGGTACTCCGCGCCCTGTTCAGCGACCCCACCCGCCGATCATGATCGGCGGTGGTGGCAAGCGGGTGCTGTCTTACGCCGGTCGGGAGGCCGACATAGTCAGTATCAACACGGTGGCGTTCACCGCGCGCAATGACGACGGACTTAGTCCTGACGAGGAAGCCGTGCGCCGCTTCGAATACGTCAGTGCCGCAGCGGGTCCCCGCGTCGGTGACCTCGACATCGAGAGTTCACCCTTCTTCGTCTCGATTGGTGGCGACGCCGACGAGGCCTACCGGCACATCGCGGAGAAGTCGCAGATGTCGCCCGACGTCCTGCGCGACCATCCCAACGTTCTGATCGGCGCCGCCGACGCCGTCGTCGAAACCTTGCTGCGGCGCCGAGAATTCCACGGCGTCAACTACGTCACCGTCCGACAGTCCCACGCCGAGTCATTCGCCCCCGTCGTCGCACAGCTGGCGGGGTCGTGA